The Acidicapsa ligni genome has a window encoding:
- a CDS encoding toll/interleukin-1 receptor domain-containing protein, with protein sequence METMPEIAAPRVFISYSYDSNEHKLWVREFAAKLRANRVDVILDHWHLKMGMDATKFMTDSVAKSDFVLVVCTPEYVDRSYRKKGGVRFENAIIAAEFVDDMDTERFIPVLRLGGWDVNSVPRWIKTRQGADLTANPYDETQFMNLVATLHGENPAPPPLGTKPDFSKLDLAPASRPEAPATLRDQPFRFGQSVGTRLKEYLAPKEQELLWNAARDSGRITHIKAIGRDCLQVNRHTFPETRDPRSHSEWFGALEALVQRGLLKGVGHDPDFYSLTPGGWSLDEQLGPFKRWQTKAITVERNYIGKHDSEIVTLQCAGIVRLAEEYSEDRYTLYEPHSLFVEGVDRKQLGSLTFDPTHAHFRDEETGVKHEFQIKSEAKREGSTLRMPINEMPGTRYED encoded by the coding sequence ATGGAAACCATGCCAGAGATAGCCGCTCCTCGAGTATTCATTTCCTATTCCTACGACTCGAACGAACACAAACTCTGGGTCCGGGAGTTCGCCGCGAAGCTCCGTGCAAATCGGGTCGATGTGATCCTCGACCATTGGCATTTGAAGATGGGCATGGATGCAACGAAGTTCATGACCGACTCGGTCGCCAAGAGCGACTTCGTTCTGGTGGTCTGCACCCCGGAATACGTCGATCGGTCATACCGGAAAAAGGGCGGTGTTCGCTTCGAAAACGCCATCATCGCCGCTGAGTTCGTCGACGACATGGACACGGAAAGGTTCATCCCGGTCCTTCGTCTAGGCGGTTGGGATGTGAATTCTGTGCCACGATGGATCAAGACACGACAGGGCGCCGACCTTACAGCCAACCCCTACGACGAAACCCAATTCATGAACCTTGTCGCCACCCTGCACGGAGAAAATCCTGCTCCGCCGCCGCTCGGGACCAAGCCGGACTTTTCGAAACTGGACCTGGCTCCGGCGAGCCGGCCGGAAGCACCGGCAACTCTCCGCGACCAGCCGTTCCGGTTCGGCCAGTCTGTCGGTACCCGTCTCAAGGAATATCTCGCTCCCAAAGAGCAGGAGCTTCTGTGGAACGCAGCCCGTGATTCGGGGCGAATCACGCATATCAAAGCCATTGGAAGAGATTGCCTCCAGGTAAATAGGCATACGTTCCCGGAGACACGCGATCCTCGCAGCCACTCGGAATGGTTCGGCGCGCTCGAAGCTCTTGTTCAGCGCGGGCTTCTAAAGGGGGTAGGGCACGACCCTGACTTCTATAGTCTGACTCCAGGTGGATGGTCCCTCGATGAACAGCTTGGGCCATTCAAACGCTGGCAGACGAAGGCGATTACGGTTGAACGCAACTACATCGGTAAACATGATTCCGAGATCGTGACTCTCCAATGTGCGGGCATTGTCCGGCTTGCTGAGGAGTATTCGGAGGATCGCTATACGCTGTACGAGCCCCACTCGCTCTTCGTCGAAGGTGTCGATCGGAAGCAGCTTGGCAGTCTTACATTCGATCCTACCCACGCACATTTTAGAGACGAAGAGACCGGCGTGAAGCATGAGTTCCAAATCAAGTCGGAGGCAAAGAGGGAAGGTTCCACCCTCAGAATGCCAATCAACGAAATGCCCGGTACACGCTACGAGGACTGA
- a CDS encoding helix-turn-helix domain-containing protein, whose product MVQTRKNTVAPLDSLRAIIREKRQALNLTQEQLAFLTGYDRTYVNMLERGKRNPSFTAILNICSVLRILPSAMVRTIEQEAGFEFITDKQLAIGLIKKKQVARFRT is encoded by the coding sequence ATGGTTCAAACTCGGAAAAATACGGTCGCTCCTCTCGACTCGCTGCGAGCGATCATCCGAGAAAAGCGTCAGGCGCTCAACCTGACGCAGGAGCAGCTGGCCTTCCTCACCGGCTACGATCGTACATACGTCAACATGTTGGAAAGAGGCAAGCGGAACCCATCTTTCACTGCCATTCTCAACATCTGCAGCGTACTTCGCATTCTCCCGTCAGCCATGGTGCGGACAATCGAGCAAGAAGCCGGCTTCGAGTTCATTACCGACAAACAATTGGCTATCGGTCTGATTAAGAAGAAACAGGTAGCCCGGTTCAGAACTTAA
- a CDS encoding DUF433 domain-containing protein, which yields MEYLTTSEAAVAAGVSVPQIQRMIDEKILPEDLYRTAQMRTFRTDACVLIAFYFETADLLTASARQRAIRNALEHCQAGDSWKNCTFEEHFVTVRFSDFSREVDDRLHQLARAREAVVEDPEILGGTPVFKGTRVPAYDVAAMVEADVPLEEILESYPSLKDWQIKLALVYARAVPPKGRPKRTSSNIPGVKSYLKKRLRPSSIGG from the coding sequence ATGGAATATCTGACAACCAGCGAGGCAGCGGTTGCCGCCGGGGTTTCGGTCCCGCAGATTCAGCGCATGATCGACGAAAAAATCCTGCCGGAGGACCTGTACCGTACCGCTCAGATGCGAACGTTTCGGACGGACGCCTGCGTGCTGATCGCGTTCTACTTTGAGACGGCCGATCTGCTGACTGCTTCGGCACGCCAGCGGGCAATTCGGAATGCACTCGAACACTGCCAGGCGGGGGATAGCTGGAAGAACTGCACCTTCGAAGAGCATTTCGTGACCGTCCGCTTCTCCGACTTTTCAAGAGAGGTGGACGACCGCCTTCACCAACTGGCGCGGGCTCGTGAAGCAGTCGTCGAAGATCCCGAGATTCTTGGTGGCACACCAGTCTTCAAGGGCACTCGTGTTCCGGCCTATGATGTTGCCGCGATGGTCGAAGCAGACGTTCCGTTGGAAGAGATCCTCGAATCGTACCCCAGCCTCAAGGACTGGCAGATCAAACTGGCTCTTGTATACGCACGGGCGGTCCCTCCCAAGGGCCGCCCGAAGCGGACCTCCTCCAATATCCCGGGAGTAAAGTCTTATCTCAAGAAGCGGCTACGGCCCTCCTCTATCGGAGGGTAA
- a CDS encoding RNA polymerase sigma factor, giving the protein MGSRQTLKIEKVADHEGIFLDHYARLLDRALRLTRGSKHEAEDLVQDLYVRFVFSPADVDVTDSERLQGYLFRALQNLSNDRHRGRGRDPLSSLHTVDYDSMETALAAADRSRVLYIRSDLAGICEYACFRRKSSRAGSILILRFFLGYFPSEIAALLKTSPAAVHKLVESARLEAKAFLTRPGSLHLPGQDSVLKTPFAKLCLPDDPAALLARFHTSVFADKEGDCFNTDDLDLIYSEGSEQQLTTREVAHLVSCRSCLERANHLLQFPELSKRFPDDPNDRNNSSNPPSSRALGKRTVEKMRKKLQATREHRPKTLEISVDGYVLGAQRVTSALSRFQIVLEPSLRPQYISVLSEQGYSLLYLDLQVPESRWLSARRTEIELSDDRSLLLELSPLAGSSVIDLTYYDPSLEVDDHSWVLEEESLPILEAPSEEHPTPAPRPMQPRRLWQSFMAGLSGNRDHLPIGLGAAIGIAALIAVSLPWLAQRQKHSHGVPTATTLLAQAERSAQIAIPAGGATRQTFSLEVRTDSGKLIESATIQTLHGSSPERRASRLIGTNDKLLAGRWSDSAGRVTTYTPKGGMRRQDAGTSIQPTVDDVWSHVPEAADFDRLANKPENIRVQQDQQDYELVYSEPPNTTTTSLAYADLVLSGTDLHPTSETLRLKEGKVTREYRFRELTYNVLSADQVTESDFDPEPSLNGNRSSVDLRPAVPGSSAHLALEALQLLNNLGPDAERTVNLERHEDGTVELDGVFPTSAEKTSIVHVFRSLQSGALLQLNLHASEEAASSPPKGQPVQVESLPPIAVETAHIPFDAELRPILSEEGLAGTQLEERMRQISSSIVSRSAQLHRDGWGVSQIAAHDFTLAELQAMTPEDQMLWLTLLEKHIHSFDEQMTALRTTLTPLWHDKRARYPDHSQSLPSLHDAGELQEAAIILNHDSERLDRLLTAGFTLSPSSLPANYNFADIGQLMSDLDTEEKTLQGTIERLHTFGQAETRK; this is encoded by the coding sequence GTGGGCTCGCGTCAGACTCTCAAAATAGAAAAGGTCGCCGATCACGAGGGCATCTTTCTCGATCATTACGCACGGTTGCTTGATCGTGCTCTCCGGCTGACCCGGGGTTCGAAACACGAAGCCGAAGATCTGGTGCAGGACCTCTACGTCCGCTTCGTGTTCTCTCCGGCGGACGTTGACGTTACTGATAGCGAGCGACTGCAAGGCTATCTTTTCCGCGCTCTGCAAAACCTATCGAATGATAGGCACCGTGGCCGTGGCCGTGATCCTCTTTCAAGCCTGCACACCGTCGATTACGACTCCATGGAAACGGCCCTCGCAGCCGCAGACAGAAGCCGGGTTCTCTATATCCGGAGTGACCTCGCCGGTATCTGCGAGTACGCGTGCTTTCGCCGCAAGTCTTCGAGAGCTGGCAGCATCCTGATTCTTCGCTTCTTTCTTGGATACTTTCCGTCAGAGATTGCCGCTCTGCTCAAGACGTCGCCGGCTGCTGTCCACAAGCTGGTTGAGAGCGCCCGTCTCGAAGCGAAAGCATTCCTTACGCGACCGGGTTCTCTTCACCTCCCGGGGCAGGATTCGGTTCTCAAAACGCCTTTCGCCAAACTCTGTCTTCCGGATGATCCGGCCGCTCTCCTGGCTCGCTTCCACACCAGCGTCTTTGCGGACAAAGAGGGTGACTGTTTCAACACGGATGATCTCGATCTCATCTACTCAGAGGGCTCAGAACAGCAACTAACCACACGGGAGGTTGCTCATCTTGTGAGCTGTCGCAGTTGCCTTGAAAGGGCAAATCACTTGCTTCAATTTCCTGAGCTCTCCAAGCGGTTTCCCGACGATCCCAACGACCGAAATAACAGCAGCAATCCTCCTTCGTCCCGCGCCCTAGGAAAGCGCACCGTGGAGAAGATGCGAAAGAAGCTTCAGGCCACTCGTGAACACAGGCCCAAGACTCTCGAGATTTCAGTTGACGGCTACGTGCTCGGGGCGCAAAGGGTCACTTCCGCTCTAAGCCGGTTTCAGATAGTTCTCGAACCATCGTTGAGGCCTCAATACATCTCGGTTCTAAGTGAGCAGGGCTACAGCCTTTTGTATCTCGACCTTCAAGTGCCCGAGTCTCGCTGGCTCTCTGCGCGTCGAACTGAGATTGAGTTGAGTGACGACCGATCTCTTCTTCTTGAACTGAGTCCTTTGGCCGGTTCCTCCGTGATCGACCTCACCTACTACGACCCTTCGCTCGAAGTCGACGATCACAGTTGGGTTCTTGAAGAGGAGAGCCTGCCGATCCTTGAGGCCCCGTCAGAGGAGCATCCAACTCCCGCTCCGCGTCCAATGCAGCCGCGACGTCTTTGGCAGTCCTTCATGGCTGGGCTCTCAGGCAATAGAGACCACCTTCCTATCGGCCTTGGTGCGGCGATCGGCATCGCAGCTCTTATTGCAGTTAGCCTTCCGTGGTTAGCGCAACGGCAGAAACATTCTCATGGCGTGCCGACCGCCACTACTCTCCTCGCTCAGGCGGAACGATCAGCTCAGATCGCCATTCCAGCAGGGGGAGCAACCCGCCAGACATTCTCTCTGGAAGTCAGAACCGATAGCGGCAAGCTCATCGAATCGGCGACCATCCAAACACTCCACGGTAGCTCTCCGGAACGGCGAGCCAGCCGCCTGATTGGAACGAACGACAAACTCCTCGCGGGCCGGTGGTCCGACTCGGCCGGGAGAGTCACCACCTACACGCCGAAAGGTGGAATGCGGAGGCAAGACGCTGGGACGTCGATTCAGCCAACCGTTGATGACGTGTGGTCTCATGTTCCCGAAGCTGCGGATTTCGATCGGTTGGCTAACAAGCCAGAAAACATAAGGGTTCAGCAAGACCAGCAGGACTATGAACTTGTCTACAGCGAACCGCCAAACACAACCACCACTTCCCTTGCCTATGCAGATCTGGTTCTTTCTGGAACTGACTTACATCCGACATCGGAGACCTTACGACTGAAAGAAGGCAAAGTCACCCGCGAATATCGCTTCCGGGAGCTCACCTACAACGTGCTTAGTGCCGATCAGGTCACAGAAAGCGATTTCGACCCTGAGCCCTCACTCAATGGGAATCGCTCCTCTGTCGATTTAAGGCCCGCTGTACCTGGCTCATCGGCTCACCTGGCGCTCGAAGCGCTCCAGCTTCTCAACAATCTGGGGCCGGACGCTGAGAGGACCGTAAACCTGGAGCGACATGAGGACGGAACAGTTGAACTCGACGGAGTCTTTCCAACCTCGGCGGAAAAGACATCTATCGTCCATGTATTCCGGTCTCTTCAAAGCGGCGCACTGTTGCAGCTCAATCTTCATGCAAGCGAAGAGGCAGCCTCATCTCCCCCAAAAGGCCAACCTGTTCAAGTAGAGTCCCTGCCACCTATTGCTGTCGAAACAGCGCATATTCCTTTTGACGCTGAGCTTCGTCCGATCCTGTCCGAGGAAGGATTAGCCGGAACACAACTTGAAGAGCGAATGCGACAAATCTCCAGCTCCATCGTTTCTCGCAGCGCTCAGCTACATCGAGACGGCTGGGGCGTCAGTCAGATTGCAGCGCACGATTTCACCCTTGCCGAACTTCAGGCAATGACACCAGAAGACCAAATGCTCTGGCTCACATTACTTGAAAAACACATCCATTCATTCGACGAGCAGATGACAGCTCTCCGAACAACACTTACACCTCTCTGGCATGATAAAAGGGCACGATACCCGGACCACTCCCAGAGTCTTCCTTCGCTTCACGACGCCGGCGAGCTCCAAGAGGCCGCCATCATCCTCAACCACGACAGTGAACGCTTGGACCGTCTCCTCACGGCAGGTTTTACTCTCTCTCCCTCCAGTCTCCCCGCAAACTACAACTTCGCAGATATCGGCCAGTTGATGTCTGACCTCGATACGGAGGAGAAGACGCTCCAAGGTACCATCGAGCGCCTCCAT
- a CDS encoding DNA polymerase Y family protein: MLYACVYVPNFVAQAALRNDPEVAAKPFAVVDGVPPQVRVVALNSRAKRLGLWVGMTTADAGAQSAVRIRERSLGLEKAAHAALVDCLARFSPWCEEVADDLCVLDISGLSKLLGTPGQIARSIRVEARRLPLYIKVGVARNIDSAIHVARATKNIFVLPSGQEAEHLKDVPLEILDPAPEILKTLHRWGIRTFGQLAILPHLALSQRLGQEGLRLQRLAQGQSNRILVPTSAPAIFEEEMSFDHAVEDLESLAFVFHRLLAQLVLRLSSRSLAIGELHLELFLDLATDGVTATDKLFSRSLKLPVPTVDLTLLLKLLQLDLEAHQPGAPVAKLILRAEPAKPSAVQDGMFVPRRPEPQKMELTLARLRNLVGEGRVGSPELIDQHMQIPFRMARFAPGMFRIKPSDLPVSRTAVRIFRPSVPADVEKNRGAPRRIRFQGKGYRVLQASGPWRRSGEWWTHEHWGRDEWDLVLDRAESGRLVVRAYRDLVTGRWYVDGEYD, encoded by the coding sequence ATGCTCTATGCCTGTGTGTATGTTCCCAACTTCGTGGCGCAGGCGGCTCTGCGGAACGATCCGGAGGTAGCGGCGAAACCCTTCGCCGTCGTGGATGGCGTTCCTCCCCAGGTTCGCGTCGTCGCCTTGAACTCTCGGGCAAAGCGGCTGGGGCTGTGGGTCGGCATGACCACGGCAGATGCTGGCGCCCAGAGTGCCGTTCGCATCCGGGAACGTTCGCTCGGGCTCGAGAAGGCAGCGCATGCGGCACTGGTCGATTGCCTGGCTCGATTCTCACCCTGGTGTGAGGAGGTCGCCGACGATCTATGCGTGCTGGATATCAGCGGACTTTCAAAGCTGTTGGGGACTCCCGGGCAGATCGCCAGAAGCATACGCGTGGAGGCCCGGCGCCTCCCTCTATATATAAAGGTAGGTGTTGCCCGGAACATCGACTCTGCCATCCATGTGGCCAGAGCCACGAAGAACATCTTTGTGCTTCCTTCCGGACAGGAAGCCGAGCATCTGAAGGACGTTCCGCTCGAAATTCTGGATCCGGCTCCGGAGATTCTCAAGACGCTGCATCGCTGGGGGATCCGCACCTTCGGTCAACTGGCGATCCTGCCGCATTTAGCACTCTCCCAGCGGCTCGGGCAGGAAGGGCTTCGTTTACAGAGGCTGGCCCAGGGGCAATCAAACCGGATTCTTGTTCCGACGTCCGCCCCCGCGATCTTCGAGGAAGAGATGAGCTTCGATCATGCGGTCGAAGATCTCGAATCGCTGGCCTTCGTCTTCCACCGGCTTCTCGCACAACTTGTCCTTCGCCTCTCGAGTAGAAGCCTGGCGATCGGCGAACTCCATCTCGAACTGTTCCTCGACCTCGCAACAGACGGAGTCACCGCCACGGACAAACTCTTTTCGCGCTCGCTGAAGCTGCCGGTGCCGACCGTCGATCTCACGCTTCTGCTCAAGCTTCTGCAGCTCGATCTTGAGGCGCATCAACCAGGTGCCCCAGTCGCGAAGTTGATCCTTCGGGCCGAACCGGCGAAACCGAGTGCCGTCCAGGACGGGATGTTTGTTCCGAGACGGCCGGAGCCGCAGAAAATGGAACTCACTCTGGCGAGGCTGCGGAATCTCGTTGGTGAGGGCAGGGTAGGCTCTCCCGAACTGATCGATCAGCACATGCAGATTCCGTTTCGCATGGCCAGATTCGCTCCGGGGATGTTCCGAATAAAGCCTTCTGATCTTCCCGTAAGTCGCACGGCCGTGCGCATCTTCCGTCCGAGTGTGCCGGCCGATGTCGAGAAGAACCGCGGAGCACCGCGCCGGATTCGCTTCCAGGGGAAGGGATACCGGGTCCTGCAGGCCTCCGGTCCATGGAGACGTTCGGGAGAATGGTGGACTCATGAGCACTGGGGTCGTGACGAATGGGATCTCGTTCTTGACCGAGCGGAAAGCGGGCGTCTTGTCGTTCGCGCTTACAGGGACCTGGTTACAGGCCGCTGGTATGTCGACGGAGAGTACGACTGA
- a CDS encoding DNA recombination/repair protein RecA, whose translation MSCGINDIDRLEAFRRGTLVEVCGSPSSGRTTLLHGLLSRCTGGGEAAAVIDVTDSFDPVSASRQGIALSELLWVRCGMPRIHGRKLSALEQGLVAAVLLLQGGGFGMLVVDMANVSAKEARNIPLAKWFQLRRAVEGTQTLLVILVQQSNAGSSSASIIDLSQAGVEVEKSRTTHFTHIDGDCVIRTLSSRAEVVRGQMRKPVQSVRKTGEFSTDLHSYR comes from the coding sequence ATGTCCTGTGGAATCAACGATATAGATCGCCTTGAAGCCTTCCGCCGCGGAACCCTGGTGGAGGTCTGCGGTTCGCCTTCCTCGGGAAGAACTACGCTCCTGCACGGTCTGCTCTCGCGCTGTACTGGCGGAGGCGAAGCCGCAGCCGTCATCGATGTCACCGATTCGTTTGATCCGGTTTCAGCGTCTCGGCAGGGAATCGCGCTAAGCGAACTTTTGTGGGTCCGTTGCGGGATGCCCAGAATTCACGGCCGGAAGCTTTCCGCGCTGGAGCAGGGTCTTGTTGCGGCGGTTCTTCTGCTGCAGGGTGGCGGTTTCGGCATGCTGGTTGTCGATATGGCCAACGTGTCCGCAAAGGAGGCACGGAATATTCCGCTTGCGAAATGGTTCCAGTTACGTCGAGCGGTCGAAGGAACGCAGACGCTCCTGGTGATCCTGGTGCAGCAGTCGAACGCGGGCAGCAGCAGCGCCAGCATCATCGATCTTTCGCAGGCAGGGGTAGAAGTCGAGAAATCGCGCACCACCCACTTCACACATATTGATGGCGACTGCGTCATCAGAACCCTGTCCTCCCGCGCTGAGGTTGTGCGCGGCCAGATGCGCAAACCGGTCCAATCGGTCCGCAAAACCGGGGAGTTCTCGACAGACCTCCATTCGTATCGTTGA
- a CDS encoding DUF5615 family PIN-like protein — protein sequence MPKFLIDECLSPKLVEVAVKAGYPESSHVSWLGKAGWKDWELKPFILEGDWTFVTQNSDDFRGPAEDPGSKGQYADAALHAGLICLNGPYGMRWPVQCDLFQAALDELAGGEQFVNEVIEINLDDPDGDVAVLRYPLPAEEL from the coding sequence GTGCCGAAATTCCTGATCGATGAGTGTTTGAGCCCGAAGTTGGTAGAAGTTGCAGTGAAGGCCGGGTATCCGGAGAGTTCCCATGTCTCCTGGCTGGGTAAGGCGGGGTGGAAGGACTGGGAGCTGAAGCCCTTCATCCTCGAGGGCGACTGGACCTTTGTGACCCAGAACAGTGACGACTTCCGGGGACCGGCAGAAGATCCCGGCTCCAAGGGACAGTACGCCGATGCTGCTCTCCACGCCGGTCTCATCTGCCTGAATGGCCCCTACGGTATGAGGTGGCCGGTCCAGTGTGACCTCTTTCAGGCTGCCCTCGACGAACTCGCCGGCGGGGAGCAATTTGTGAACGAGGTCATCGAGATCAATCTTGACGATCCCGATGGGGATGTTGCCGTCCTGCGTTATCCGCTCCCGGCTGAAGAGCTGTGA
- a CDS encoding response regulator transcription factor, whose amino-acid sequence MKSLLLVDDEPVISVELQKALQKSRYHVELAEDVVSAQRLVETGHFDLIIIELNVKEDSETPAHPANGSGLVRQFRAAGVNVPILIHSSLSDDFVQMASLDAGADEYIVKRSASFRVLLARIQAHFRRDERLLLPKSSHTRWVGTRDFRLDREERKLSVGHVSIELNVRETKVMDMFTSNPLKVFSNDEILKKVWGNDIRRSQATLESLLYRLRMKFKEHQVQDLIENVRDQGYRLAVSSVTQL is encoded by the coding sequence ATGAAATCGTTACTCCTCGTCGATGACGAGCCAGTGATTAGTGTGGAGTTGCAGAAGGCGCTACAAAAGTCTCGCTACCATGTCGAACTCGCCGAGGATGTCGTCTCGGCACAGCGCTTGGTAGAAACGGGTCATTTTGACTTAATCATCATTGAGTTGAACGTCAAAGAGGATTCAGAGACTCCCGCTCATCCGGCTAACGGATCGGGCTTGGTGCGCCAGTTTCGCGCTGCCGGCGTAAACGTACCTATCTTGATTCATTCTTCATTGAGCGACGACTTCGTCCAGATGGCTTCGCTCGATGCCGGTGCGGACGAATATATCGTGAAGCGCAGTGCGTCGTTCCGCGTCCTACTGGCCCGCATTCAGGCGCATTTCCGTCGGGATGAGCGTCTCCTGCTTCCGAAATCTTCCCACACCCGATGGGTTGGTACACGAGACTTTCGCCTTGATCGCGAGGAGAGGAAACTCTCAGTGGGACATGTCTCGATCGAACTGAATGTCAGAGAAACCAAGGTCATGGATATGTTTACCTCAAATCCGCTCAAGGTCTTTTCCAACGACGAGATCCTGAAAAAGGTCTGGGGCAATGATATCCGTCGATCGCAAGCCACTCTCGAGAGCCTTCTGTATCGGCTGCGGATGAAGTTTAAGGAGCATCAGGTCCAGGACCTCATCGAAAACGTTCGCGACCAGGGCTACCGTCTCGCCGTCTCGAGCGTGACCCAACTGTAA
- a CDS encoding helix-turn-helix domain-containing protein — translation MKKVQTAETRKSRKARTAKFQGAYDTLLERLIAAREKAGLSQHQVSALMNRSANFMTKCESGERSIDVMELMELAQIYQRPVSYFFPTQS, via the coding sequence GTGAAGAAAGTTCAGACCGCAGAGACAAGAAAATCGCGCAAAGCGAGGACTGCAAAGTTCCAGGGAGCTTATGACACGCTTTTGGAGCGGCTCATTGCTGCACGCGAGAAAGCAGGCCTAAGCCAACATCAGGTCTCTGCCCTGATGAACCGCTCTGCCAACTTCATGACCAAGTGTGAAAGCGGTGAGCGCAGTATTGATGTGATGGAGTTGATGGAGCTGGCGCAGATCTACCAGAGGCCGGTCAGCTACTTTTTCCCGACGCAATCATAA